Below is a genomic region from Streptomyces tsukubensis.
CCCCGCAACCCGACGCTGCGACAGGGGAGTCAACTGGCGGTGGATGATGCGTGCTTCAGTCCTGAGACAGTCGAGTGCCATGGGTGCGAGGCTGCCGCTGCTGAACAGTGGTGAAGCCCAGTCGCCGAGCAGCGCCGTCGACACCGGCTCGCGCCAACCGCTCCACAGGCCCAGCACGTCTGAGGTGAAGGCGTCGACCTGGGGGGTGTTGTCCAGCAGGGCTGCCTGGCGCGCATTGAGCGCTTGGACGACGTCCGGCACCGGGCGCCCCATCTCCAGGAAGCCCCTGGCGATCGTCTCGGCAGTCGGCTGGCGGGTGGGGACGTGCACGTATTCGGAGGAGTGGGCGAGCAGCTCGCAGGCGCCAGCCTCCAGGACATGGAGGGGTGGGACCTTGCCGGTCGGACGGGTGGCGACGGTTCCGTCCGAGTGCACGGCGACGAGACCGCCGTCGACACCCCAGTGCACGGGGATGACGGCCTCCACGTGCATCTCGGACAGGGGTTCTGCCGGTTCCTGGGCAGTTCCCAGGAACCGCGTTGTCCGCGCCACCAGGTCGAAATCGACCTCGGGGCGGGTGCTCGGCCGCGTCGCTGCTTCAGGCGGCGGAAAGTCGGACGGGGTGTCCTCGACGGTCATGAGAACTCCTTGGATCGTGGACAGCTTCGCCCCTCAGTCCCGGCACGGCCCGCTTCCGGCAAAAAATCTCAGAACTCCCCCTGTGACCCCTCTCACCTCGAATCAGAGACCATGCGCGAGGCAAACAAGAGGGAGTGCCTCAGCCTTCCGGATCCACACCGGCCAAGTGAAACGATCAGACTGGCCAACTGTGGGGCTCAGCCACAGCTTGTTGGCCGAAGCACGATAGTTGTCACAAGCGACGGGATGGGTGGGGGAGCTGTTGCTGGCCGCGGGTGCCTTTCGGGTGGCTCCCCTACGGGGTGAGATGACGCTGTCGTTCCTGGGGCGGATCGCGGACGGTTACGGCCTGACGGTGCGGAGTCTGCTGTCGACGGTTACCGAAGTGGCTGGCCAGCAGGACGTCGTCGGAGCTCTCCAGAGCGACAGTGAGGTGTTCTTGAACGCCGCGGCCCGGGAGCGGGTCGCGGCGCTGTGTCGTGTGCCGCAGGTGGGCTTACACCGTGCGTTGCCGGCCTGGACGCGAGAGGAGCCGCTGGGCCCCTCCGAGGAGAGGCCAGCGGCGCGGCTCCGCAACGGGGTCGAGACGGTTGCCGCCTGGGGTCCGGCGTGCCCGGGCTGTGTGGCTGCGCGGACCGGTCGCGTTGCACCAGCCCGGGTGTACCTGGCGGCACACCAGCGAGTCTGCCCACGCCACCGGTACTGGCTGATGAGCATGCCTGGCAGCGGGGGCCGTGTCGTCGGGCTGGCCGGATGCCCGGAGGTGGTCCAGGCGCAGGAGGACCACCGGAGGCTGCTGCGCCACTCCCCCGTCGCTGGTTCGGCGTTCGAGGTCGCTGAGGCGGTCACAGCCTGGTGGTGGGCGCAGAAGTGGCCGGAAGAAACTACGTGGCCGACGCGGCTGTGTGCGACGGCTCCCGAAGGCGAGGAGCCCGGCCGGTGGCGGGTCCTGGCCCGCAGCTTGGTCACCTATCCGGAGACAGTGGCCATTGCCGGGATGTTGGCAGACCAGACGATGAGGCGCCATATCGCAACCCAGATGTGCGGCCACCTCCCTTTCTGCCTCGGTGACCTCCCCATGCTCATCAGTGAGCTGGCGCGCTGTCTGCGGCGGCCTTGGCTCACTGATCGCCTGACATCGTGCATGGACGGACCGCTGTTCGCCTGGGCGCACCAGTGCAGCAAGGCGGCGGAAGCGCAGGATGGCGACGGACAGCGGTTGCTGTGGAAGGTCCATCCCGCGCACCGGCCTCGTCCCTTGGCTGACGAACTCGCCCAGCACCTGCAGGAGGTGGCCGGCGGTGAAGCCGCAGAGGCTCCGCTCCCCAAACGGCGGCGCGGGCACAGCTGCCAGGCTGACGACGCCTTCGAAGCGGGCCTGACTCGTGCCCGGGCCTACGCGGCTGCGCGGGGGCATCTGGCCACACGGGCGGACACGCTCCAGGACAGCTTTCCTCTGGGGACGTGGATGACCAACCAGCGCATGCTCCGTCTCGGGATGCCTGCCTGGCGCAGCGCCGCGCTGCGCGCACTGGACCCGTACTGGGACACGCCGTGGCCGACCCTGTGGCAGCGCACCTACCACCAGGCCAGATGCCACGTCGCGGAACAGGGCCCGTTGGATGCGCGGGGAGGATTTCCCGGTACCGGCCTCAGCCTGGGCGAGTGGCTGTACCTGCAGTGCACCCGCTATCCGGATCTGCATCCTGAGCAGCAACGGCTCCTTGCACGGCTGGGCATCGATGCCGCGGCGGCTCGGGATGCCCGGCCCCGGCGTCGCAGTCAGCGCTTCGGGGAGCAGGAGGCGCTCGCCCATGCCCGGGCCTGGGCTCTGAAACACGGGAGCCTGGCGGGAGTCGGTGTCAGCACGGTGCATGAGGATTACCCGCTGGGCAGGTGGCTTTCCGACCGGCGCGGCCAGATGGGGCGCGGAGTGCTGTCGCCGGGCCGTGCCGAGGCTTTGACGCGGATCGATCCGTGGTGGCGGCCGCCCTGGCACTTGTGCTGGCAGCGTTCTTACGAGCATGCGTGCCAGCAGCTCCAGCGGGTGGGGGGCGGGGAGTTGGGTGCGGGCTTTGCGCTCATGGACAAGCCGGCGCAGGAGTGGCTGCGCATCCAGCCGCGCCGCTACCACCTGCTCCTGCCGGGCCAGCACGATCTCCTCGACAAGCTCGGTCTGAAGCCGGAGACGGCCACCGCCGGAGCACAGGCTGCCACGGCCTGTGCGTCTGCTGCACCCGTGCGGGCCCCGGGTGGCCCACAAGGTGATGCGGAAGGTACGGAAGCAGTGGGAGGCCTTCCTGCGGTCGCGCGGCACAGGCCGCTGGGAGTTCCGCGGGTCGGACAGCGTCCCGACCAACGCGTCCGGTTCGACAGCGCGCTGGTGCACGCCCGGGCCTGGGCCGACGTCCACGGGCACCTGGCCGTTCCACGCGATACACGGCAGAGCGGCTTCGCGCTCGGGATGTGGCTGTTCAGCCAGCGCAACCGCGCCAAGCAGCGCGCCCGGCAAGGCGAGCCCTCCTCACCGCACCTCAACCAACTGGCCGCGATCGATCCATGGTGGAACCCGCCGTGGGACCTGCACTGGCAGCGCAACTACTACCGCGCCCGCGACTGCATGCGTGCCGGCCGTGGAGCCGACACGGTGGGCGGTCTCCCCGTCGGGAAAGACGCCCTGGGTATCTGGGTCAAGCGACAGTGCACCCTCTACGAGAGCCTCCGCCCCGACCAGCAGCACCTCCTCGCCGCTATCGGCATCACCCCCGAAGCCGCCCGGGCGCGAGTCGGCCCCCGTGACTCCCGCCGGCTGACCACCACACCGCGCTTCGACACCGACGTCGCGCATGCCCGCTCCTACGCAGCCCAGCACGGACACCTCGCCCCACACGCTGGCGAGGAACACGAGGGGTTCCCAATCGGGCGGTGGCTGGCCGAACACCGCCAACGCGCCCGCAAAAAGAGCGGCACGTCGCCTCAAGCCCGGGTCCTGGCCAGCCTGGACCCGTGGTGGAACCCGCCTTGGCCGATGCGGTGGCAGTACTCCTACCACCACGCCCGCACCCTCCCCGACACCCCACGCGCCGCACGATGGATCACCGCCCAGCGCCAGGCATGGCCGCTCCTACATCCTGGCCAGCAGCAACTCCTGGCCGACATCGGCATCAGCGTGGGCAGGCAGCTCTCGTTTCAGCGAGGGCGCTCCTGCTCGCTGTGATAGGCGCGGGCCAGTAGCCCAGCGAAGGCAGCGGCCCGCTCGACGCCGTACCGACCACCTCGGATCTGGTGAAGCAACGCCCGGCCTACCTGCTCGGGAGTGAACCCGTTTCTCGCCAGCTCTTGAACGATCTCCTCAATGGACGGTGGTGCCTGCCGGTGGGCACGCTCGCTCACCGCACCAGGTGCAGTCCCAGCAAGGCCGGGCCTTTGATCGGCGGATACGGCAGCCTGCACCGGGGCTTCGAAGAGGAGTTGCTGCTCTTTCGGGACGTCTGCAGCCCGCCGACTCCGCGGTGGTCGCACGTCCCCCGGGAGCAGGTTCTCATCCAGTGGCCTGAGATCCAGCCTGGCTCGGACAAGGACGCTCTGGCCGAACGGCAAAGTGCCCCACACGTACGTGGCCTGGTTACTCGCTGCTGGTGTGTCCGTAGGCGTAAGGGGCCCCAGACCGGCCAGTGCTGGCCCCATTGGCGTGTGGCCTACGAGGTCGAGCGTGGCCTTGGGAGGGCTCCAGCGCAGAAGATCCGGGTAAGCGAATGTGGAGGCCTCACGCCCTTGAGAAATGTCCCACATGCGCCGTGCCTCGGAGTCGATTAGCTGGACATCTTGCACGGTGCCAGGCGGGGGGCCTGCCGTGACGACGCCTAGAAGAGCGCCAGCCATGGTGGCGATCGTGTCGGTGTCCGAGCCGAGGGTGTTGGCGGCAAGGAGCAGGCCAGCTTCTGGGGAGTCGGCATAGGCATGTGCCAGAACCGCGGCAAGCAGAGTGGTGACTGTGCCTGATCCACGTGTTGCGGCGTCGAAGCCGCCCCACCGCTGCACCAGGGCAGCGTAGGTCTCTGTTGTGAGGGGCGTTGTGGGGTCGAAGGCCTCGAGTGCTGCGCGGCATTCGTTGGCGACGGTGACGGCGGCCGAGCGGAAATCGATGCCAGCGGCATCACTCCATGTGGGTAGCCACAGGTATGCCAGTTCGTCGTCTTTTGCGATGACGTCCGGTACCTGCTCCAGCCAATCGACTGCGGGGCGCCACTGCTTGGGGCCGGGGAGTTCGTTGGTGTCCAGGGCGTGGGCCAGCAGGATGGCGTGCAGGACGGCGCCGAGGATGCCCCGGGGATGTCCGTGGGTGCTGACGGCGTTGCGTACGACGTCGCGGGTGATGTGGTCCCAGTTGGTGAGGTCTCGTGCGGACCAGACGTGGGGCTGGATACGCATGGCGGCGCCGTTGCCGCCGATGTCGACGTAGCGGGCGGCTTTGGTGGCGAAAACGTTCTGGGACCACTTGGCTTCGACCCGCATCAAACCGGTGGCTGCCGCTTTGGTCCCGCGGCCGGCGCCGAGGGCGTAGGCCTGCCAGGCAACGACTTCGATCTTCGCGAAGGCCTCGGCGTCGAATTCCCCGTCTCCGCGAATGGCGCGTGAAGTTGCAAGGCGCAGTTGGGTGTCATCGGAGTAGGCGCCTGCGGGGAGAGGCATGTCGCGTCCGTAGCGGCCTCCCACGCGCCTCTTCCAGGGCACGGTCGTGGTGACTTCATCCTGTCCGACGCGTCGTCGCACGCCGGCGGTGTCGGTCAGTTCGGTGATGAAGCCGAGTGCATCTCCGTACGCCGCCCACTGGGCTGAGGCGCGTACTGCCTCCCATTGCATGGCGCTCACCGTAGTCCTTACCTGCCGAACGTGACCGGGTCGACGATGATGTCGACCTCATCATGTCCGCTGACACTGACAATGGCCTCGGCCTTCGCTGCGTCTTCGTCGGTGAAGACGAAGATGCGCTGCAGGTGTCGGGTTGAGACGGCCTGCGGGTAGAGCACTTCGGCCTGGGGATTGGTCGGGAGGTGGGGCGCTCGGTCCCAGCGTGCCATCGTCTTCTTGAAGCCTTTGGGGACGCGGTCAGCGAAGAGGGCTTCGGCTCCGGGCAGTCCCTCGACGGGGGTGATGCCTTCGTATCCCATGTTGCCTGGGGCGAAGAGGACGCCGGGGTGCGTCATGATCACTGGATCGAAGCTGAGGACAGCCCAGAACAGGTCTTCGTTCGCCCACCAGTCTTCGCTGCTGATGCGAAGGAAGCGGTGGTTGGGCTCGCTGACGCTGAGGTTCACGTACGACCAGTACTTGGGGTCCTCGCGACGCCACTTGGTGTTCTCGTGGTAGATGCTCTCGAGGTACTCGTCTTTGGCAAGGAGCGCCCGAGCTTTGCACAGCCGCTGCACCAGGATGCCGAGCAGACCTCGGTTGGTGGTGAAGTGCACCACTTCGGTGATCTTTCGTTCCTGGATGAGCGTGCTGATTCCCTCGGCGTGTATGTCGCCGTCCGACGTGGGCGGACTCGGCTCTGTGGTGGTCATACGGCCTTCACGTCATAGGTGTCCGGGTCCATGCAGGCGATGAGGTCGCTGGCCTCGGAAGGCTTGTAAGTGATGGTCAGCGTCTTGCGGGCGCGTCCAGCGGACATGGCCAGCAAGCGCAGGTGGGCGTCTCGCTCGCTGTCGCCGGGCTCAGTGGCGTGCGGCATGACCTCACTGTTGAGTCCGACGATGATCACGTGGTCGAACTCCAGCCCCTTGGCGGAGTGCATGGTCGACAGTGCCACGTTCACCGGGCCGGTGGGCCATTCTCCGGTACGCGTGAGCGGGACCCAGGCCAGCCCAGCGGCATTCAGCCGTGCCTTGACCTCGCTGAACCAGCCGCCACCTCTGGCATGGAGGATGGCGACGGACTCGTCGTTTTCCGGGCCGAGGTCGTTGAGGAACTGCACGACGTGGTCCATCTGCTGGGTGAAGGTCCCCTGGACCAACAAGGGCTTGTCGCCGTCCTCCTCGCACGAGGAGAGATCCGGGATCGCTGCGTCGTCCGTGGTCTCTACGTCGCGCAGCAGGGAGGCCGCGAAGGCAGCGACCTGGCGGGTGTTGCGGAAGTTCTTCGATAGCAGCTTGCTGTTGTGCGGCCCCACGCTCAAGCCGACTTCAGTCCAGGTGAAGCGCTGGGGATAGATGCGCTGAGCCGCGTCAAGGACGAAAGTAAGGGTGTGCTCGTCGGTGACGTGGTTGAGGACCGCCCGGACCTGGTTGGCAGAGAAGTCCTGGGCCTCGTCCACGACGACCACGTGGTACGGGTCGTCGGCGCGCTTGGCCGCCATGGCGTTGGCCAGGTCGGACCAGTCCCAGGCCTGCTGCTCCTTCTTCCACTCCTGGAAAGGAAGGATCACCTCGTCCAGCAACCGACGGCGCAGCGAAGCCGGCATGCGCGGGGAACGGCCACGGCCCTGACGCTCGCACTCGATGTACTCGACCAGGCGGTCCGGCATGAAGCGGCCCAGGACATAGTCCACTTCAGAGCGCGCAAAGTCCTCTGACAGAGGCAAGGCCGCAGCCAAGGAGTCCAGTCTCCCGTTGTGCTCGTGCTCTTGAAGGATCCGCTCGTAAGACACTTGGTCGGTGGCCCATTTGGCGAAGGTGGAGATCCTCAGCTCAACGTCATTGCCCTTGATCTGTTCCTTGGTCAGTTCCTCGATGTAGCCGCGCAGAGTCTTGTTGTAGGTGAGGACCAGGACCCGGACGGGGCCGTCGATGAAACCGTCACGGCGGCGCCGCTGCCAGAAACCGACGGTGAACTTCAGCCGGTAGAGGGCAGTGGTGGTTTTGCCGCTACCGGCGGCGCCCCGTACGACGAACACTCCTGGCTTGTGATTGTTGATCACCGTGAGCTGCTCGCTCGTCGGCTGCGCCGGCCTGAGAACCTTCATCCGCGCGGTCCCTCCCCAAGACTCGCTCCCCCGAACCTGAGGCCATGTTAGAAGCGACTGACGCCATGCGGGCTGAAGATAGGACAAGCAGCCTGTCGCAACAGTGTCGGATAGCGACACGTCGACCACTCATTCGGGTGAACGCTGCTGAGGTCCCCTTTCCCCGGAGGAAGCAGGTACTTGGCTGTTCGGCGTGGAGCAGCAAGCTGTCAAAGGGCGGGGCGAGGCCGTCATCGAGACGGCGTTTGCCACCGCTGCCGGGCAAGTGACGCAGCTGTCATGGGATCAAGCGGCGGCGACGGTGCGGTTCGAGGACCTGGCACCGGTATCCGCGTTCCCGGTTGTGCCGGGCCGCCGGTGGGGGCCGGGCTGGTGGTGGTCGGCGACCACCGGACGGCACGTCGTGCACGGTT
It encodes:
- a CDS encoding ADP-ribosylglycohydrolase family protein, with the protein product MQWEAVRASAQWAAYGDALGFITELTDTAGVRRRVGQDEVTTTVPWKRRVGGRYGRDMPLPAGAYSDDTQLRLATSRAIRGDGEFDAEAFAKIEVVAWQAYALGAGRGTKAAATGLMRVEAKWSQNVFATKAARYVDIGGNGAAMRIQPHVWSARDLTNWDHITRDVVRNAVSTHGHPRGILGAVLHAILLAHALDTNELPGPKQWRPAVDWLEQVPDVIAKDDELAYLWLPTWSDAAGIDFRSAAVTVANECRAALEAFDPTTPLTTETYAALVQRWGGFDAATRGSGTVTTLLAAVLAHAYADSPEAGLLLAANTLGSDTDTIATMAGALLGVVTAGPPPGTVQDVQLIDSEARRMWDISQGREASTFAYPDLLRWSPPKATLDLVGHTPMGPALAGLGPLTPTDTPAASNQATYVWGTLPFGQSVLVRARLDLRPLDENLLPGDVRPPRSRRAADVPKEQQLLFEAPVQAAVSADQRPGLAGTAPGAVSERAHRQAPPSIEEIVQELARNGFTPEQVGRALLHQIRGGRYGVERAAAFAGLLARAYHSEQERPR
- a CDS encoding DarT ssDNA thymidine ADP-ribosyltransferase family protein gives rise to the protein MTTTEPSPPTSDGDIHAEGISTLIQERKITEVVHFTTNRGLLGILVQRLCKARALLAKDEYLESIYHENTKWRREDPKYWSYVNLSVSEPNHRFLRISSEDWWANEDLFWAVLSFDPVIMTHPGVLFAPGNMGYEGITPVEGLPGAEALFADRVPKGFKKTMARWDRAPHLPTNPQAEVLYPQAVSTRHLQRIFVFTDEDAAKAEAIVSVSGHDEVDIIVDPVTFGR
- a CDS encoding Helicase associated domain protein; amino-acid sequence: MAPLRGEMTLSFLGRIADGYGLTVRSLLSTVTEVAGQQDVVGALQSDSEVFLNAAARERVAALCRVPQVGLHRALPAWTREEPLGPSEERPAARLRNGVETVAAWGPACPGCVAARTGRVAPARVYLAAHQRVCPRHRYWLMSMPGSGGRVVGLAGCPEVVQAQEDHRRLLRHSPVAGSAFEVAEAVTAWWWAQKWPEETTWPTRLCATAPEGEEPGRWRVLARSLVTYPETVAIAGMLADQTMRRHIATQMCGHLPFCLGDLPMLISELARCLRRPWLTDRLTSCMDGPLFAWAHQCSKAAEAQDGDGQRLLWKVHPAHRPRPLADELAQHLQEVAGGEAAEAPLPKRRRGHSCQADDAFEAGLTRARAYAAARGHLATRADTLQDSFPLGTWMTNQRMLRLGMPAWRSAALRALDPYWDTPWPTLWQRTYHQARCHVAEQGPLDARGGFPGTGLSLGEWLYLQCTRYPDLHPEQQRLLARLGIDAAAARDARPRRRSQRFGEQEALAHARAWALKHGSLAGVGVSTVHEDYPLGRWLSDRRGQMGRGVLSPGRAEALTRIDPWWRPPWHLCWQRSYEHACQQLQRVGGGELGAGFALMDKPAQEWLRIQPRRYHLLLPGQHDLLDKLGLKPETATAGAQAATACASAAPVRAPGGPQGDAEGTEAVGGLPAVARHRPLGVPRVGQRPDQRVRFDSALVHARAWADVHGHLAVPRDTRQSGFALGMWLFSQRNRAKQRARQGEPSSPHLNQLAAIDPWWNPPWDLHWQRNYYRARDCMRAGRGADTVGGLPVGKDALGIWVKRQCTLYESLRPDQQHLLAAIGITPEAARARVGPRDSRRLTTTPRFDTDVAHARSYAAQHGHLAPHAGEEHEGFPIGRWLAEHRQRARKKSGTSPQARVLASLDPWWNPPWPMRWQYSYHHARTLPDTPRAARWITAQRQAWPLLHPGQQQLLADIGISVGRQLSFQRGRSCSL
- a CDS encoding 3'-5' exonuclease, which gives rise to MKVLRPAQPTSEQLTVINNHKPGVFVVRGAAGSGKTTTALYRLKFTVGFWQRRRRDGFIDGPVRVLVLTYNKTLRGYIEELTKEQIKGNDVELRISTFAKWATDQVSYERILQEHEHNGRLDSLAAALPLSEDFARSEVDYVLGRFMPDRLVEYIECERQGRGRSPRMPASLRRRLLDEVILPFQEWKKEQQAWDWSDLANAMAAKRADDPYHVVVVDEAQDFSANQVRAVLNHVTDEHTLTFVLDAAQRIYPQRFTWTEVGLSVGPHNSKLLSKNFRNTRQVAAFAASLLRDVETTDDAAIPDLSSCEEDGDKPLLVQGTFTQQMDHVVQFLNDLGPENDESVAILHARGGGWFSEVKARLNAAGLAWVPLTRTGEWPTGPVNVALSTMHSAKGLEFDHVIIVGLNSEVMPHATEPGDSERDAHLRLLAMSAGRARKTLTITYKPSEASDLIACMDPDTYDVKAV